The Halobacterium litoreum genome includes a region encoding these proteins:
- a CDS encoding histidine kinase N-terminal 7TM domain-containing protein, producing the protein MTPTESWVFAAYVGAFGAAAVACGVAVLRARRVADDDTQRGLVGLLVGSGGWAFFQLLYLVVPGRALKYVAYDASLVVGLATIGGWLYFTSAYTGRTLHRQQTVRRLAVGVYASIVALKLTNPIHGWYFTLTAVESPFPHLAVQQGTVHWVVTGLSYALVAVGFFMLYELFVEADYDTRPLGVLVGVTGLPVAFDLFGFASPLLLDVNYEPLGVAAFALGVLYVYEAEFLAVQLTDGFDDPVVYLDDADRVRSANGRATAVFDALDGATGESLSAVLPDVAAVLDEDQPIVQRAVDGEARFFLVSSTSFTVGQSDVGRMVVFSDVTETERQRRELERQNEQLEGFAAAIRHELLNTLQIVSGHVSLVGDAIDDGDVDDARSYLQNASGAADRMAGVVDDLSVLARHGKTLGETERVSVAAAASDASEIADADIDVSVDGDGDVVADPERLEELFVSAFEFAAHNGAESVTVECGDGWFAVADDGRSLAAFDADALFEYGSAVPDAEAGILLPNVRMLAAVHGWEADLDADYDGGTRVVVSGTDGVVRPSVEAA; encoded by the coding sequence ATGACACCGACCGAGTCGTGGGTTTTCGCCGCGTACGTCGGCGCCTTCGGTGCGGCGGCCGTCGCCTGCGGCGTCGCCGTCCTGCGCGCTCGACGCGTCGCCGACGACGACACCCAACGCGGCCTCGTCGGCCTGCTCGTCGGGAGCGGCGGGTGGGCGTTCTTCCAGTTGCTCTACCTCGTCGTCCCGGGGCGCGCCCTGAAGTACGTCGCCTACGACGCGAGTCTCGTCGTCGGCCTCGCCACCATCGGCGGGTGGCTCTACTTCACCTCGGCGTACACCGGGCGGACGCTCCACCGACAGCAGACCGTTCGGCGGCTCGCAGTCGGCGTGTACGCGAGCATCGTCGCGCTCAAACTCACGAATCCGATTCACGGCTGGTACTTCACGCTCACCGCCGTGGAATCACCGTTCCCGCATCTCGCCGTCCAGCAAGGCACCGTCCACTGGGTCGTCACCGGCCTCTCGTACGCGCTCGTGGCTGTCGGGTTCTTCATGCTGTACGAACTGTTCGTCGAAGCCGACTACGACACGCGCCCGCTCGGCGTCCTCGTCGGCGTCACCGGCCTCCCGGTCGCGTTCGACCTGTTCGGGTTCGCGTCGCCGCTGTTACTGGACGTGAACTACGAACCGCTCGGCGTCGCGGCGTTCGCGCTCGGCGTCCTCTACGTCTACGAGGCCGAGTTCCTCGCCGTCCAACTCACGGACGGGTTCGACGACCCGGTCGTCTACCTCGACGACGCCGACCGCGTTCGGTCCGCGAACGGTCGCGCGACGGCGGTGTTCGACGCGCTCGACGGCGCCACCGGCGAGTCGCTCTCGGCGGTCCTCCCGGACGTCGCGGCCGTCCTCGACGAAGACCAGCCGATAGTCCAGCGCGCCGTCGACGGCGAGGCCCGGTTCTTTCTGGTGTCCAGCACGTCGTTCACCGTCGGCCAGTCCGACGTCGGGCGGATGGTCGTGTTCAGCGACGTGACCGAGACCGAACGCCAGCGCCGCGAACTCGAACGACAGAACGAGCAACTGGAGGGGTTCGCGGCGGCGATTCGCCACGAGCTCCTGAACACGCTCCAAATCGTCTCCGGACACGTGTCCCTCGTGGGCGACGCCATCGACGACGGCGACGTCGACGACGCTCGGTCGTACCTGCAGAACGCCTCCGGGGCCGCCGACCGGATGGCGGGCGTCGTCGACGACCTCTCCGTGCTGGCGCGCCACGGCAAGACCCTCGGCGAGACCGAGCGCGTGAGCGTCGCCGCCGCCGCGAGCGACGCCAGCGAAATTGCCGACGCTGACATCGACGTCTCGGTCGACGGGGACGGGGACGTCGTCGCCGACCCGGAGCGCCTCGAAGAACTGTTCGTGAGCGCCTTCGAGTTCGCGGCGCACAACGGCGCCGAGTCGGTCACCGTCGAGTGCGGCGACGGGTGGTTCGCCGTCGCCGACGACGGCCGGTCGCTGGCGGCCTTCGACGCCGACGCGCTGTTCGAGTACGGGAGCGCGGTGCCGGACGCGGAGGCCGGCATCCTCCTGCCGAACGTCCGAATGCTCGCCGCCGTTCACGGCTGGGAGGCCGACCTCGACGCCGACTACGACGGCGGCACGCGCGTCGTCGTCTCCGGGACGGACGGCGTGGTGCGTCCGTCGGTGGAGGCGGCCTGA
- a CDS encoding 1,4-dihydroxy-2-naphthoate polyprenyltransferase has translation MTDAADVTRREAWLMAARPHTLPAAAAPVVVGTGLAVHAGVFAALPALAALVGAALIQVGTNFANDYYDAVQGADTEDREGFTRVTASGLIERERVKLAMYATFALAVLSGTYLVYVGGLPIVVIGLASVASGIAYTGGPYPLGYHGLGDLFVFVFFGVVAVMGTFYVQAAAHLAEPLATALPAGTVTLAAFVASLPVAGLSTNILVVNNVRDKAEDETTGKRTLAVRFGYAFSRAEFAAMLALAYLAPVWFYVEGYGLSVFLPLLSLPLAASVTQTVFERTDGEALNPALSRVGQLLALYSALFAAGLAL, from the coding sequence ATGACCGACGCGGCCGACGTGACGCGCAGGGAAGCGTGGCTGATGGCGGCCCGACCACACACCCTCCCGGCGGCCGCCGCTCCGGTGGTCGTCGGCACCGGCCTGGCCGTTCACGCGGGCGTGTTCGCCGCGCTCCCGGCGCTCGCCGCGCTCGTGGGCGCGGCGCTGATTCAGGTCGGGACGAACTTCGCGAACGACTACTACGACGCCGTCCAGGGCGCCGACACCGAGGACCGCGAGGGGTTCACTCGCGTGACGGCGAGCGGCCTCATCGAGCGCGAGCGCGTGAAACTCGCGATGTACGCGACGTTCGCGCTCGCCGTCCTCTCGGGCACCTACCTCGTGTACGTCGGCGGCCTCCCCATCGTCGTCATCGGCCTCGCGAGCGTCGCCTCCGGCATCGCGTACACCGGCGGCCCCTACCCCCTGGGTTACCACGGCCTGGGCGACCTGTTCGTGTTCGTGTTCTTCGGCGTCGTCGCCGTGATGGGGACGTTCTACGTGCAGGCCGCCGCGCACCTCGCCGAACCGCTCGCGACGGCGCTCCCCGCGGGCACCGTCACGCTCGCGGCGTTCGTCGCCAGCCTCCCGGTCGCCGGCCTCTCCACGAACATTCTCGTCGTGAACAACGTCCGCGACAAGGCCGAAGACGAGACGACGGGCAAGCGCACGCTCGCGGTGCGCTTCGGGTACGCGTTCTCGCGGGCCGAGTTCGCCGCGATGCTCGCGCTCGCCTATCTCGCGCCCGTCTGGTTCTACGTCGAGGGGTACGGCCTCTCGGTGTTCCTCCCCCTGCTCAGCCTCCCGCTCGCGGCGTCGGTGACACAGACCGTCTTCGAGCGCACGGACGGCGAGGCGCTGAACCCCGCGCTCTCCCGTGTCGGCCAACTGCTCGCGCTGTACTCGGCGCTGTTCGCCGCCGGCCTGGCGCTATGA
- a CDS encoding mandelate racemase/muconate lactonizing enzyme family protein — MIRAFSLALDAPLPTANGTIDHRSGFLFERDGGVGEATPLPGWTESREDCGAALREADAADDWDAALAACEGSPAARHAVSLARLDAESRARGITLAARLADDPAGSVPVNATVGDAGVEATVEAVENALDAGFETVKVKVGARSLADDLERMRAASDATDATLRADANGAWSREQAREAFDALAGLGVEYVEQPLAADDLTGHRGLGDGVGVALDEATTNHALDDVLAVADCVVLKPMALGGVDRARDAALAAREAGVEPVVTTTIDAAVARTAAVHLAAGVPEISACGLATADLLAEDVADDPAPVESGRIRVPDAPGHGVEVSVDA, encoded by the coding sequence ATGATTCGCGCGTTCTCGCTGGCCCTCGACGCGCCGCTCCCGACCGCCAACGGCACCATCGACCACCGGTCGGGCTTTCTCTTCGAGCGCGACGGCGGGGTCGGCGAAGCCACGCCGCTTCCGGGGTGGACCGAGTCCCGCGAGGACTGCGGCGCCGCGCTCCGTGAGGCCGACGCCGCCGACGACTGGGACGCCGCGCTCGCCGCCTGCGAGGGCTCGCCCGCCGCCCGGCACGCCGTCTCGCTCGCGAGACTCGACGCCGAATCGAGGGCCCGAGGAATCACGCTCGCCGCCCGCCTCGCCGACGACCCCGCCGGGAGCGTCCCGGTGAACGCCACCGTGGGCGACGCCGGCGTCGAAGCGACCGTCGAAGCCGTCGAGAACGCCCTCGACGCCGGATTCGAGACAGTGAAGGTGAAGGTCGGCGCGCGCTCGCTGGCGGACGACCTCGAACGGATGCGCGCCGCGAGCGACGCGACGGACGCGACCCTGCGCGCGGACGCGAACGGCGCGTGGTCCCGCGAGCAAGCCCGCGAGGCGTTCGACGCGCTCGCCGGCCTCGGCGTCGAGTACGTCGAACAGCCACTCGCTGCCGACGACCTGACCGGCCACCGCGGCCTCGGCGACGGCGTCGGGGTCGCACTCGACGAGGCGACAACGAACCACGCGCTCGACGACGTGCTCGCCGTCGCGGACTGCGTCGTCCTGAAGCCGATGGCGCTCGGTGGCGTCGACCGCGCGCGGGACGCCGCGCTCGCAGCGCGCGAGGCGGGCGTCGAACCCGTGGTGACGACGACCATCGACGCCGCCGTCGCGCGAACCGCGGCCGTCCACCTCGCCGCCGGCGTCCCCGAGATTTCGGCGTGCGGGCTGGCGACTGCGGACCTGCTCGCCGAGGACGTCGCCGACGACCCCGCGCCCGTCGAATCGGGGCGCATCCGGGTGCCGGACGCACCCGGTCACGGCGTGGAGGTGAGCGTCGATGCGTGA
- the menE gene encoding o-succinylbenzoate--CoA ligase produces the protein MRDAVALQTRSNPDGTALVDAATDETWTYDELDAAVETTAGRLAALGVEAGDRVGVLMETRPAFARLAFACARLGAVLVPLNARLSRPELRAQVDALGPVLVVCEADTEADALALDAPAVSVDDGDARAFRDADSVDFAPADLSWGDTRALLFTSGTTGDPKAVRLTYGNFAASAVASAFRLGVLPDDRWLCPLSMYHTGGLSVVLRSALYGTTAVLVRTPGFDASEVRDALATYDCTGVSLVPTMLSRLLDSGGGPDSLRFALVGGAPTPPDLVARALDSDVPVCPTFGMTETASQVATLRPEQAAERPDSAGRPLFGTDVTILGPDGDPVPTGETGEIAVAGPTVTPGYVDGDGDRFGEYGLLTGDRGFVDAGGYLHVGGRQADQIVTGGENVHPEEVADALRDHPRIADVAVVGVPDDEWGERVGALVVPDGDVSLADLREFCEGRLAGYKHPRAVAFVDEIPRTTSGTVDREAALAALADDT, from the coding sequence ATGCGTGACGCCGTCGCGCTCCAGACGCGGAGCAACCCTGACGGCACGGCGCTCGTGGACGCCGCGACCGACGAGACCTGGACGTACGACGAACTCGACGCCGCGGTGGAGACGACGGCGGGCCGACTCGCGGCGCTCGGCGTCGAAGCGGGCGACCGCGTCGGCGTGCTGATGGAGACGCGGCCCGCGTTCGCGCGGCTTGCGTTCGCGTGCGCTCGCCTCGGCGCCGTGCTGGTCCCGCTGAACGCCCGCCTCTCGCGGCCCGAACTGCGGGCGCAGGTCGACGCCCTCGGCCCGGTGCTCGTCGTCTGCGAGGCCGACACCGAGGCCGACGCGCTCGCCCTCGACGCGCCCGCGGTGAGCGTGGACGACGGCGACGCGCGCGCCTTCCGGGACGCGGATTCCGTCGACTTCGCTCCTGCAGACCTCTCGTGGGGCGACACGCGCGCGCTCCTGTTCACGTCGGGAACCACGGGCGACCCGAAGGCCGTCCGCCTCACGTACGGAAATTTCGCCGCGAGCGCCGTCGCGTCGGCGTTCCGCCTCGGCGTCCTCCCCGACGACCGCTGGCTCTGCCCGCTCTCGATGTACCACACGGGCGGCCTCTCGGTCGTCCTCCGGAGCGCGCTCTACGGGACGACCGCCGTCCTCGTGCGCACGCCCGGCTTCGACGCCAGCGAGGTTCGGGACGCGCTCGCGACGTACGACTGCACCGGCGTCTCGCTCGTGCCGACGATGCTCTCGCGCCTGCTCGATTCTGGTGGTGGTCCCGACAGCCTGCGGTTCGCACTCGTCGGCGGCGCGCCCACGCCCCCCGACCTCGTGGCGCGTGCGCTGGACTCCGACGTGCCGGTCTGCCCGACGTTCGGGATGACCGAGACCGCCTCGCAGGTCGCGACGCTCCGCCCGGAGCAGGCCGCCGAACGCCCCGACAGCGCCGGGCGTCCCCTCTTCGGGACCGACGTGACGATTCTCGGCCCCGACGGCGACCCCGTGCCGACGGGCGAGACGGGCGAAATCGCGGTTGCCGGGCCGACGGTCACGCCCGGCTACGTCGACGGCGACGGCGACCGCTTTGGCGAGTACGGCCTCCTGACTGGTGACCGCGGGTTCGTGGACGCGGGCGGCTACCTCCACGTCGGCGGCCGGCAGGCCGACCAAATCGTCACCGGCGGCGAGAACGTCCACCCCGAGGAAGTCGCGGACGCGCTCCGCGACCACCCCCGAATCGCGGACGTGGCCGTCGTCGGCGTACCCGACGACGAGTGGGGCGAACGCGTCGGCGCGCTCGTCGTCCCGGACGGCGACGTCTCGCTCGCCGACCTCCGCGAGTTCTGCGAGGGGCGCCTCGCCGGCTACAAGCACCCGCGAGCGGTCGCGTTCGTCGACGAGATTCCGCGCACGACGTCGGGGACCGTCGACCGCGAGGCCGCACTCGCCGCGCTCGCCGACGACACCTAA
- a CDS encoding NRDE family protein has protein sequence MCTLAFAWREFGDAWLVVGANRDEATGRPSTPPSVRDGDPRVVMPRDEQAGGTWIGANEHRVFVGVTNRRTDLEGERSRGLLITDALAAETASAAIETVERAVAGTDYAGFNLVLADEDDCVLLEWDGELREHAFDPGTHVVVNEGFDDGTEKSRAVRRALTGHETATEWRNAAREALRDHETGACLHRDGYGTRSSSLLTVEDGDVVYEFADGPPCETEYRRVNDHL, from the coding sequence GTGTGTACGCTGGCATTCGCGTGGCGCGAGTTCGGAGACGCGTGGCTCGTCGTCGGCGCGAACCGAGACGAGGCGACCGGTCGGCCGTCGACGCCGCCGAGCGTCCGCGACGGCGACCCCAGAGTGGTGATGCCCCGCGACGAGCAGGCGGGCGGGACGTGGATCGGCGCGAACGAACACCGCGTGTTCGTCGGCGTGACGAACCGGCGGACCGACCTCGAAGGCGAGCGCTCGCGGGGGCTGCTCATCACGGACGCGCTCGCCGCCGAGACCGCGAGCGCAGCCATCGAGACCGTCGAGCGCGCCGTCGCCGGGACCGACTACGCCGGGTTCAACCTCGTGCTCGCCGACGAGGACGACTGCGTCCTGCTGGAGTGGGACGGCGAACTCCGCGAGCACGCCTTCGACCCCGGCACGCACGTCGTCGTCAACGAGGGGTTCGACGACGGCACGGAGAAGTCGCGTGCGGTCCGGCGCGCGCTCACCGGCCACGAGACGGCGACCGAGTGGCGGAACGCCGCCCGCGAGGCGCTACGCGACCACGAGACGGGCGCGTGTCTCCACCGCGACGGCTACGGCACGCGGTCGTCGTCGCTCCTGACAGTCGAAGACGGCGACGTCGTCTACGAGTTCGCGGACGGCCCGCCCTGCGAGACGGAGTATCGACGCGTCAACGACCACCTTTAA
- a CDS encoding helix-turn-helix transcriptional regulator, with the protein MSAEAEVTEEDLSEDERAGLELVRETLGIHQSEFWKELDVSSRKGSRIASKLEEKGFVQREESVHEGNTTYLITPVIDERELDFSLLMAGDMLSPFVGEEEVDAQSDAFSQWMMNLAYEE; encoded by the coding sequence ATGAGCGCCGAAGCCGAAGTCACCGAGGAGGACCTCTCCGAGGACGAACGCGCAGGGCTGGAACTCGTCCGGGAGACCCTCGGCATCCACCAGAGCGAGTTCTGGAAGGAACTCGACGTGTCCTCGCGGAAGGGGAGTCGCATCGCTTCCAAACTCGAGGAGAAGGGATTCGTCCAGCGCGAGGAGTCGGTCCACGAGGGCAACACCACCTACCTCATCACGCCCGTCATCGACGAGCGCGAACTCGACTTCTCGCTGCTGATGGCCGGCGACATGCTGTCGCCGTTCGTCGGCGAGGAGGAAGTCGACGCGCAGAGCGACGCCTTCTCGCAGTGGATGATGAACCTCGCGTACGAGGAGTAA
- a CDS encoding DUF368 domain-containing protein: MTSARDWVAVYLKGAAMGAADAVPGVSGGTIALITGIYERLVGAIAALDPREALSLLALVPRLGSASAREEFAGALADMEVPFLLVLGVGVLSSVVTVANVVHVAINDYTGLTFAFFLGLIAASVVVLVGEVEVDTPGRIAAGVFGFAFAFLLSGQAQADVLPGGVAVMVVVGAFAICAMVLPGVSGSLILLTVGKYDVMTGAVSDATDAIFDAQFADAVEPVTTLVAFMAGALVGILSFARAVEWALEHYRAATLTFLVALMAGALRAPAIRISDATGAWNAGTVAPLVVAAVVGAGLVLALDATTDDLDY; the protein is encoded by the coding sequence ATGACGTCGGCGCGCGACTGGGTCGCGGTCTACCTGAAGGGTGCGGCGATGGGCGCGGCCGACGCGGTTCCCGGCGTCTCCGGCGGAACCATCGCGCTCATCACGGGCATCTACGAGCGCCTCGTCGGCGCCATCGCGGCGCTCGACCCGCGGGAGGCGCTGTCGCTGTTGGCGTTGGTGCCGCGACTCGGGAGCGCGAGCGCTCGCGAGGAGTTCGCGGGCGCGCTCGCCGACATGGAGGTGCCGTTCCTCCTCGTGTTGGGCGTTGGCGTGCTCTCCTCGGTGGTGACCGTGGCGAACGTCGTCCACGTCGCTATCAACGACTACACGGGGCTGACGTTCGCGTTCTTCCTCGGGCTCATCGCGGCGTCCGTCGTCGTGCTCGTCGGCGAGGTCGAGGTCGACACGCCGGGCCGCATCGCCGCAGGCGTCTTCGGGTTCGCGTTCGCGTTCCTGCTGAGCGGGCAGGCCCAGGCCGACGTGCTGCCGGGCGGCGTCGCGGTGATGGTCGTGGTCGGCGCGTTCGCCATCTGCGCGATGGTGTTGCCGGGCGTCTCCGGGTCGCTCATCCTGCTCACGGTCGGGAAGTACGACGTGATGACGGGCGCCGTGAGCGACGCGACGGACGCCATCTTCGACGCGCAGTTCGCGGACGCCGTCGAGCCGGTGACGACGCTCGTGGCGTTCATGGCGGGCGCACTCGTCGGCATCCTGTCGTTCGCGCGCGCCGTGGAGTGGGCGCTCGAACACTACCGCGCGGCGACGCTGACGTTCCTCGTGGCGTTGATGGCTGGCGCGCTCCGGGCGCCCGCAATCCGGATTTCGGATGCGACCGGCGCGTGGAACGCGGGGACCGTCGCGCCGCTCGTCGTCGCGGCCGTCGTGGGCGCGGGCCTCGTGCTCGCGTTGGACGCGACGACCGACGACCTCGATTACTGA
- a CDS encoding oligosaccharyl transferase, archaeosortase A system-associated, producing MSEKTEASRESSISFDSALDVLEDWYHVPVIGAVLAFMFWVRVQSWKAFTVDGEVYFSGNDAYYHFREVMYTVQHWPQTMPFDPWTNFPTGTSVGQFGTLYDQIVATAALVVGMGDPSQNTIALTLVFAPAVFGALLAVPVYFLGKRMGGRLGGVFAAVVLALLPGYFLIRTRAGAADHNGAEPLFQAVAVLTTMVALAVAQREKPVWEQFLDRDVAGLRRVVGWSALAGVATAAYMWMWPPGVLLVGIFGVFYLVKLTSDYYHGTSPDHVAVVAAVSSVTTGLLMFVPLATLEFSASRFSLLQPIAALGVGLGAVFLAWLARQWDTQDFDATSYPIAVFSLVVVGVAVVSVALPSLWSLVETNLLRFVGFSSGAATRTIGEAQPFLARESRYGLGMFGVVFLEYGLAFFTALLGAAWILLRPHLASGSVKRIAGAAASVVVVATVFAAPQFPEWLGGIFGIGGQLTALAIVAVTLTAVAVTAERDAEQLLVVVWGAFITSAAFTQVRFNYYLVVPVVVLNAYLLGELLSVLALDRPASAIDEVSWYQVGTVTMAVLLVLVPVAAPAVAEATNNDSNPNSASPIRLTNNNGQQVPLQSAITVGASNSPGEVIEWDDALEWMKSNTPEVGNYGGAGNADQLDYYGTYAQTDDYDYPAGSYGVMSWWDYGHWITVEGERVPHANPFQQGADNAANFLLADNESQAEDVMAGISEDDAKMRYVAVDWQMVLPSAKFGAPIQFYDGPRSLSGNDFYRQAINSQYDGSQITNYQSLQSASLVKRQAYYESMMVRLYRYHGSAQQAQPVVFDWRDTLQTPSGAEVLSFDSSTTNVRSFENMSAAEAYVANDSTSQIGGTSALPSEDVPALEHYRLVGVSDDNLAPFNYLRQLGPQRPMAVKMFERVEGAEVTGTGPANTTVTARVTLNMTQMTSNQDGSHPQFTYVQRAETGPDGEFTMTLPYSSTGYENFGTDEGYTNVSVRAAGPYEFTTGNTTAADGITVVEYNDTADVTESQVLGQSDETVTVDLERSVVDRPEGAQNNTSSASLVDPSTAVETTEESSADGSDGFDGAGATAAAVPALAGLVAIRRTR from the coding sequence ATGAGCGAGAAGACTGAAGCGTCGAGGGAGTCCTCCATCTCGTTCGATTCGGCCCTCGACGTGCTCGAAGATTGGTATCACGTGCCGGTTATCGGCGCGGTGTTGGCGTTCATGTTCTGGGTTCGCGTCCAGTCGTGGAAGGCCTTCACCGTCGACGGCGAAGTGTACTTCTCGGGGAACGACGCTTACTACCACTTCCGGGAGGTGATGTACACGGTCCAGCACTGGCCGCAGACGATGCCGTTCGACCCGTGGACGAACTTCCCGACGGGGACGAGCGTCGGTCAGTTCGGGACGCTGTACGACCAAATCGTGGCGACGGCGGCGCTCGTCGTCGGGATGGGCGACCCGTCCCAGAACACCATCGCGTTGACGCTGGTGTTCGCGCCCGCTGTCTTCGGCGCGCTGCTCGCGGTTCCTGTCTACTTCCTCGGGAAGCGCATGGGCGGCCGCCTCGGCGGCGTGTTCGCCGCCGTCGTCCTCGCGCTCCTGCCGGGGTACTTCTTGATTCGAACGCGTGCGGGCGCCGCCGACCACAACGGCGCCGAGCCGCTGTTCCAGGCGGTGGCCGTCCTCACGACGATGGTCGCGCTCGCGGTCGCTCAGCGCGAGAAGCCAGTCTGGGAGCAGTTCCTCGACCGCGACGTCGCTGGCCTCCGCCGCGTCGTCGGCTGGAGCGCGCTCGCCGGCGTCGCGACCGCGGCGTACATGTGGATGTGGCCGCCGGGCGTCCTCCTCGTCGGCATCTTCGGCGTCTTCTATCTGGTGAAGCTGACGAGCGACTACTACCACGGGACCAGCCCGGACCACGTCGCCGTCGTCGCCGCGGTCAGTTCGGTGACGACCGGTCTGCTGATGTTCGTTCCCCTCGCGACGCTCGAGTTCTCTGCCTCCCGGTTCTCGCTCCTCCAACCGATAGCCGCTCTCGGCGTCGGCCTCGGCGCGGTGTTCCTCGCGTGGCTCGCTCGCCAGTGGGACACCCAGGACTTCGACGCCACGTCCTACCCGATTGCAGTGTTTTCGCTGGTCGTCGTGGGCGTCGCGGTCGTCTCGGTCGCGCTTCCGAGCCTCTGGTCACTCGTCGAGACGAATCTCCTGCGCTTCGTCGGCTTCAGTTCCGGCGCCGCCACCCGAACCATCGGTGAGGCACAGCCGTTCCTCGCTCGCGAGTCGCGGTACGGCCTCGGGATGTTCGGTGTGGTCTTCCTCGAGTACGGGCTGGCGTTCTTCACTGCACTGCTCGGTGCGGCGTGGATTCTGCTCCGTCCGCATCTCGCGAGCGGGAGCGTGAAGCGCATCGCCGGCGCTGCGGCCTCGGTCGTCGTGGTCGCGACGGTGTTCGCGGCGCCGCAGTTCCCCGAGTGGCTCGGCGGCATCTTCGGTATCGGCGGCCAACTCACCGCGCTCGCGATCGTCGCGGTGACGCTGACTGCGGTCGCGGTGACGGCGGAGCGTGACGCAGAGCAGTTGCTCGTCGTGGTGTGGGGTGCGTTCATCACGTCGGCGGCGTTCACGCAGGTGCGGTTCAACTACTACCTCGTCGTGCCGGTGGTCGTGCTGAACGCCTACCTGCTCGGCGAGTTGCTCTCCGTGCTGGCCCTCGACCGGCCGGCGTCGGCCATCGACGAGGTGAGCTGGTACCAGGTCGGGACGGTGACGATGGCCGTCCTGCTCGTGTTGGTGCCGGTCGCCGCGCCCGCGGTCGCGGAGGCGACGAACAACGACTCGAACCCGAACAGCGCGAGTCCGATTCGGCTGACGAACAACAACGGCCAGCAGGTCCCGCTGCAGTCCGCGATTACGGTCGGCGCGTCGAACAGCCCGGGCGAGGTCATCGAGTGGGACGACGCCCTGGAGTGGATGAAATCGAACACGCCGGAGGTCGGTAACTACGGCGGCGCCGGGAACGCGGACCAACTCGACTACTACGGGACGTACGCGCAGACCGACGACTACGACTACCCCGCGGGCTCGTACGGCGTGATGTCGTGGTGGGACTACGGCCACTGGATTACGGTCGAGGGCGAGCGCGTCCCGCACGCGAACCCGTTCCAGCAGGGCGCGGACAACGCCGCGAACTTCCTGCTCGCGGACAACGAGAGCCAGGCCGAGGACGTGATGGCCGGAATCAGTGAGGACGACGCGAAGATGCGGTACGTCGCCGTGGACTGGCAGATGGTGCTCCCGAGCGCGAAGTTCGGCGCACCCATCCAGTTCTACGACGGCCCGCGCTCGCTGAGCGGGAACGACTTCTACCGGCAGGCGATCAACTCCCAGTACGACGGGAGCCAGATCACGAACTACCAGTCGCTCCAGTCGGCGTCCCTGGTGAAACGCCAGGCGTACTACGAGTCGATGATGGTTCGGCTGTACCGCTACCACGGGAGCGCACAGCAGGCTCAGCCGGTCGTCTTCGACTGGCGGGACACGCTCCAGACGCCGAGCGGGGCGGAAGTCCTGAGCTTCGACTCGTCGACGACGAACGTGCGCTCGTTCGAGAACATGTCCGCAGCGGAGGCGTACGTGGCCAACGACTCGACGTCCCAGATCGGCGGGACGAGCGCGCTGCCCTCCGAGGACGTGCCGGCCCTGGAGCACTACCGGCTCGTCGGTGTGAGCGACGACAACCTCGCGCCGTTCAACTACCTGCGTCAGCTCGGCCCGCAGCGGCCGATGGCCGTCAAGATGTTCGAGCGCGTGGAGGGCGCCGAGGTGACCGGCACCGGGCCGGCGAACACGACGGTGACCGCGCGCGTGACGCTGAACATGACGCAGATGACGAGCAACCAGGACGGCTCGCACCCGCAGTTCACGTACGTCCAGCGCGCGGAGACCGGGCCGGACGGCGAGTTCACGATGACGCTCCCGTACTCGTCGACGGGCTACGAGAACTTCGGGACCGACGAGGGGTACACGAACGTCTCCGTGCGCGCCGCTGGTCCCTACGAGTTCACGACCGGGAACACGACGGCCGCTGACGGCATCACCGTCGTGGAGTACAACGACACGGCGGACGTGACCGAATCGCAGGTGCTCGGGCAGTCCGACGAGACGGTGACCGTGGACCTCGAACGCAGCGTCGTCGACCGGCCGGAGGGCGCACAGAACAACACGTCCTCCGCGTCGCTGGTCGACCCGTCGACGGCGGTCGAGACCACCGAGGAGTCGTCCGCAGACGGCAGTGACGGCTTCGACGGGGCCGGCGCGACCGCGGCGGCCGTGCCCGCGCTGGCTGGTCTCGTCGCGATTCGACGCACTCGATGA